A genomic window from Longimicrobiaceae bacterium includes:
- a CDS encoding EamA family transporter, whose product MGYVFVLLAASLWGLIGPASRFAMRAGIDPVEISFWRAAFAAVLFGVHAAARREVRIARRDLASVAGFGAVGIALMYVAYFRAVQAGGAALAAVLLYTAPVWVAVMSAAFLRERLGARKLLAMGVALAGVAGIATSGGQGMRLSGPALAWGLTSGWAYALYYLFGKRFFARYHASTLFLYALPVGAACLLPLVRFHAKSPAAWAVLAFVAVVPTYGSYLLYSAGLQRIEATRAATVATFEPVVAAVAAYFVWGEKMGPVGYACAALVILGVALMVTGGTGDARPAIEGGAPEAGSS is encoded by the coding sequence ATGGGATACGTGTTCGTGCTGCTGGCGGCATCGCTCTGGGGGCTGATCGGGCCGGCGTCGCGGTTCGCGATGCGGGCGGGCATAGACCCGGTGGAGATCTCGTTCTGGCGGGCGGCGTTCGCGGCGGTGCTGTTCGGCGTGCACGCGGCAGCGCGGCGCGAGGTGCGCATCGCGCGGCGCGACCTGGCGAGCGTGGCGGGGTTCGGCGCGGTGGGCATCGCACTGATGTACGTGGCGTACTTCCGCGCGGTGCAGGCGGGCGGCGCGGCGCTGGCGGCCGTGCTGCTCTACACGGCGCCCGTTTGGGTGGCGGTGATGTCCGCCGCGTTCCTGCGCGAGCGGCTGGGGGCGCGCAAGCTGCTGGCGATGGGCGTGGCGCTCGCGGGCGTGGCGGGCATCGCCACGAGCGGAGGGCAGGGGATGCGGCTCAGCGGCCCGGCGCTGGCGTGGGGACTCACGTCGGGCTGGGCGTACGCGCTGTACTACCTGTTCGGCAAGCGCTTCTTCGCGCGCTACCACGCGTCCACGCTCTTCCTGTACGCGCTGCCGGTGGGCGCCGCGTGCCTGCTGCCGCTGGTGCGCTTCCACGCGAAGAGCCCTGCCGCGTGGGCGGTGCTGGCGTTCGTGGCGGTGGTGCCCACGTACGGCTCGTATCTGCTGTACAGCGCCGGCCTCCAGCGCATCGAGGCCACGCGCGCCGCCACGGTCGCCACTTTCGAGCCGGTGGTCGCCGCCGTCGCCGCGTACTTCGTGTGGGGCGAGAAGATGGGCCCTGTCGGCTACGCCTGCGCCGCGCTGGTGATCCTCGGCGTCGCGCTCATGGTCACGGGCGGGACGGGAGATGCGCGGCCCGCCATCGAGGGCGGCGCGCCGGAGGCGGGAAGCAGTTGA
- a CDS encoding Fic family protein: MQGRLERHSTAGEHYEAFIPSPLPPEPGLVLDVELHDLLEQANRALGRLDGISTLLPDPSLFLYLYIRKEAVLSSQIEGTQSSFSELILFENSEAPGVPMDDVREVSRYVSAMDHGLSRLRGGFPISLRLVKEIHGVLMAQGRGSEQTPGEFRRSQNWIGGSRPGNAAFVPPPHGELLYVLGDLENFLHDQPRRTPTLIKAALAHVQFETIHPFLDGNGRLGRLLVTFLLCAEGALSEPLLYLSLYFKQHRQTYYELLQRVRMDGDWEAWLRFFLDGVATTADQASGTARRILALLDEDRRRIEGIGRAAGSALRVHHLMRRKPLLTISHAARDLGLSVPTVSTAIRKLEELGIVEESTGRQRDRLFVYPTYLAILNEGTEVMG; this comes from the coding sequence ATGCAGGGTCGTCTGGAGAGGCATAGCACGGCAGGGGAGCATTATGAAGCGTTCATTCCCAGCCCGCTACCGCCGGAGCCCGGCCTGGTGCTCGATGTGGAGCTGCACGACCTTCTGGAACAGGCCAACCGAGCGCTGGGACGATTGGACGGGATCTCCACGCTGCTGCCCGACCCTTCGTTGTTCCTCTACCTGTACATTCGCAAGGAGGCAGTGCTCTCCTCGCAGATCGAGGGTACGCAGTCGTCTTTCTCGGAGCTGATCCTCTTCGAGAACAGTGAGGCGCCGGGAGTGCCGATGGACGACGTGCGCGAGGTGTCTCGGTACGTCTCCGCCATGGATCATGGCCTCTCCAGGCTTCGCGGCGGTTTCCCGATCTCGCTTCGGCTCGTCAAGGAGATTCACGGCGTATTAATGGCGCAGGGGCGGGGGAGCGAGCAGACTCCCGGTGAGTTCAGACGAAGTCAGAACTGGATCGGAGGGAGCCGGCCGGGAAATGCGGCGTTCGTCCCGCCGCCGCACGGCGAGCTGCTCTACGTCTTGGGCGACCTCGAGAACTTCCTGCACGATCAGCCCCGCCGCACGCCTACGCTGATCAAGGCGGCTCTGGCGCACGTCCAGTTCGAGACCATCCACCCGTTTCTCGACGGAAACGGACGCCTGGGCCGGTTGCTCGTGACCTTCCTGCTGTGTGCGGAAGGCGCGCTGTCGGAGCCGCTGTTGTACCTGAGCCTCTACTTCAAGCAGCACCGGCAGACGTACTACGAACTCCTCCAGCGCGTACGCATGGACGGTGACTGGGAAGCGTGGCTGCGCTTCTTCCTCGACGGGGTGGCGACCACGGCGGACCAGGCGAGCGGCACTGCCAGGCGAATCCTGGCGCTGCTGGATGAGGACCGCCGCCGCATCGAGGGAATCGGCCGCGCCGCGGGCTCGGCGTTGCGCGTGCATCACCTGATGCGCAGGAAGCCGCTGCTCACCATCTCGCACGCCGCGCGGGACCTGGGGCTGAGCGTGCCGACGGTAAGCACGGCCATCCGCAAGCTGGAGGAACTGGGAATTGTGGAAGAGTCCACGGGTAGGCAACGGGATCGGCTCTTCGTCTACCCGACATATCTTGCGATCCTGAACGAAGGAACTGAGGTCATGGGTTGA